Proteins encoded by one window of Streptococcus sanguinis:
- a CDS encoding DHH family phosphoesterase — protein MTLYHDILSKIKEYDTIIIHRHMRPDPDALGSQVGLQKLLQYHFPEKTIKVTGYDEPNLMWLAQMDQVTDEEYQEALVIVCDTANTARIDDQRYTTGDFLIKIDHHPDDEVYGDISLVDTSSSSASEVIALFAFENNLDLSKEAAELLYAGIIGDTGRFLYPSTSARTFEVAAKLRQYDFDLSVLSRKMDSISRQVAKLQGYVYEQLEIDENGAARVILPQKVLQAYQLTDADTAAIVGAPGRIEEVGLWAIFVEQPDGHYRVRMRSKVIPINGIAKNHHGGGHPLASGANAFSKEEIEQIYTEMKELAKK, from the coding sequence ATGACTCTTTATCATGATATTTTAAGTAAGATCAAAGAATACGATACTATTATTATCCACCGCCATATGCGGCCAGATCCTGATGCTCTTGGTAGTCAGGTCGGACTGCAAAAGCTGCTTCAGTACCACTTCCCAGAAAAGACAATAAAAGTAACAGGCTACGATGAGCCCAATCTCATGTGGTTGGCACAAATGGACCAAGTCACAGATGAAGAATACCAAGAGGCCTTAGTCATCGTCTGTGACACTGCTAATACAGCCCGCATTGATGACCAACGCTATACGACAGGCGATTTCCTCATCAAAATTGATCATCATCCTGATGATGAGGTTTACGGAGATATTTCTCTTGTAGATACAAGCTCTAGCAGTGCCAGTGAGGTGATTGCTCTCTTTGCCTTTGAAAATAACTTAGACTTGAGCAAGGAAGCTGCTGAACTCCTCTATGCTGGTATCATCGGCGACACTGGCCGCTTCCTTTATCCTTCCACTAGCGCCCGCACATTCGAAGTAGCTGCCAAGCTGCGCCAGTACGATTTCGACTTATCAGTCTTGTCCCGCAAAATGGACTCTATCAGCCGCCAAGTAGCTAAACTGCAGGGCTATGTATATGAGCAATTGGAAATAGATGAAAATGGAGCTGCGCGGGTCATTCTGCCTCAGAAAGTTTTACAAGCCTATCAACTAACCGATGCTGATACAGCAGCCATCGTCGGGGCACCTGGACGAATCGAAGAAGTCGGTCTGTGGGCTATCTTTGTTGAGCAACCAGACGGGCACTATCGTGTCCGCATGCGCAGCAAGGTTATTCCTATCAACGGTATTGCTAAAAATCATCACGGCGGTGGACACCCCTTAGCCAGCGGAGCCAATGCATTTTCAAAAGAAGAAATAGAGCAAATCTACACTGAGATGAAAGAATTGGCAAAAAAGTAA
- a CDS encoding flavodoxin: MTLAKIVFASMTGNTEEIADIVADKLRDLDVEVEVDECTTVDAEDFLEADIAIVATYTYGDGELPDEMMDFYEDLSSLDLSGKVYGVVGSGDTFYDEFCKAVDDFDAAFAATGATKGAESVKVDLSAEDDDIARLEAFAEGLVNKV, encoded by the coding sequence ATGACCTTAGCGAAAATTGTATTTGCCAGCATGACTGGAAACACCGAGGAAATTGCTGATATTGTGGCGGATAAGCTAAGAGACCTGGATGTAGAAGTTGAAGTGGACGAGTGCACCACTGTCGATGCAGAAGATTTCTTGGAAGCAGATATTGCGATTGTAGCGACCTATACCTATGGTGATGGTGAGCTGCCGGATGAAATGATGGACTTCTACGAAGACTTGTCTAGTTTGGATTTGTCTGGCAAGGTCTATGGGGTGGTCGGTTCAGGCGATACTTTCTATGACGAATTCTGCAAGGCTGTCGATGACTTTGATGCTGCCTTTGCTGCTACAGGAGCGACGAAGGGTGCAGAAAGTGTTAAGGTGGACCTATCTGCGGAAGATGATGATATTGCACGCTTGGAAGCTTTTGCGGAAGGCTTGGTTAATAAAGTTTAA
- the sufB gene encoding Fe-S cluster assembly protein SufB has protein sequence MKERDYAFGFHDDVKPLFSTGKGLTEEVVREISEIKNEPQWMLDYRLRSLELFHKLPMPDFGPDLSGIRFDDVIYYQKLSGDRARSWDEVPEEIKKTFDRLGIPEAEKQFLSGAVAQYESEVVYHNMKEEFAKLGIIFTDTDTAVQEYPDLVKQYFGTVISNAEHKFSALNSAVWSGGTFIYVPKNVQCQVPVQTYFRINGENAGQFERSLMIIEEGGSIQYIEGCTAPTYTSNSLHAANVEIIVKKDAFFRYTTIQNWSDNVYNLVTERGIVEEGGTLEWIDGNLGSKVNMKYPCSILNGRNARTSVLSMSFANYGQHLDAGCKVFHNAPKTSSTLISKSVAKDGGKTDYRGQVRFGKNSAGSKSHIECDTILMDGESSSDTIPFNEIHNSNVALEHEAKVSKVSEDQLYYLMSRGISEEEATAMIINGFMEPITKELPMEYAVELNQLINMSMEGSVG, from the coding sequence ATGAAAGAACGTGACTATGCCTTTGGCTTTCATGATGATGTCAAGCCGCTCTTTTCGACTGGTAAAGGTTTGACCGAAGAAGTTGTTCGAGAAATCTCAGAAATCAAGAATGAGCCCCAGTGGATGTTGGACTATCGTCTGCGCTCCTTGGAACTCTTTCATAAGCTGCCCATGCCCGACTTTGGCCCAGATTTGTCAGGGATTCGCTTTGATGATGTTATCTATTATCAGAAGCTAAGCGGAGATCGGGCTCGCAGTTGGGATGAGGTTCCAGAAGAGATTAAGAAAACCTTTGACCGCTTGGGAATTCCAGAAGCTGAGAAGCAGTTCCTATCTGGAGCTGTGGCTCAGTATGAATCTGAAGTGGTTTACCACAATATGAAGGAAGAGTTTGCCAAGCTGGGGATTATCTTCACCGATACTGATACGGCTGTTCAGGAATATCCGGACTTGGTCAAGCAGTATTTTGGTACTGTGATTTCAAACGCTGAGCATAAATTTTCTGCGCTTAATAGCGCAGTTTGGTCTGGCGGAACCTTTATCTATGTGCCCAAGAACGTCCAGTGCCAAGTTCCTGTTCAGACCTATTTTCGAATCAATGGTGAAAATGCCGGCCAGTTTGAGCGCTCCTTGATGATTATCGAGGAGGGCGGTTCTATACAGTACATCGAGGGCTGTACAGCACCGACCTATACAAGCAATAGTCTTCATGCTGCAAATGTCGAAATCATTGTCAAAAAGGATGCCTTTTTCCGCTATACAACCATTCAAAACTGGTCGGACAATGTCTATAACCTCGTAACCGAGCGGGGGATTGTTGAGGAGGGTGGCACCTTAGAGTGGATTGATGGGAACTTAGGCAGTAAGGTCAATATGAAATATCCTTGTAGCATTCTTAATGGCCGCAACGCAAGAACTTCTGTTCTCTCTATGTCCTTTGCCAACTATGGTCAGCACTTGGATGCAGGCTGCAAGGTTTTTCATAATGCGCCCAAGACTTCCAGTACTCTGATTTCTAAATCAGTTGCCAAGGATGGTGGAAAGACAGACTATCGTGGTCAGGTCCGCTTTGGGAAGAATAGCGCTGGCTCCAAATCTCATATCGAGTGCGATACCATTCTGATGGATGGTGAGTCCAGTTCGGACACCATTCCTTTTAATGAAATCCATAATTCCAATGTCGCGTTAGAGCATGAAGCCAAGGTTTCCAAAGTATCTGAGGACCAGCTCTACTATCTCATGAGCCGAGGTATCAGCGAAGAAGAAGCCACAGCTATGATTATCAATGGATTTATGGAACCCATTACCAAAGAACTACCAATGGAATACGCCGTCGAACTCAACCAACTCATCAACATGAGCATGGAAGGCTCAGTTGGTTAA
- a CDS encoding chorismate mutase, translating to MTLEEIRQEIDQVDDAIVTLLEQRMNLVDQVVTLKKLTGTAVLDSKREDAIFARVADKVENKSYKETVVATFSDILKRSREFQNKNV from the coding sequence ATGACGTTAGAAGAAATCAGACAGGAAATTGATCAAGTGGATGATGCAATCGTTACCTTACTGGAGCAACGCATGAATCTGGTTGACCAAGTCGTGACTTTAAAAAAATTAACGGGTACGGCTGTATTGGATAGTAAGAGAGAAGATGCGATTTTCGCCAGAGTTGCGGATAAGGTAGAAAACAAGAGCTACAAGGAAACTGTTGTTGCGACCTTTTCTGACATTTTAAAACGTTCGCGTGAATTTCAGAATAAAAATGTCTAA
- the crcB gene encoding fluoride efflux transporter CrcB: protein MKEVQNSIAVALSAMAGGWLRYQIALLLVVADSFPLPTLLVNYLGTFLLVYIIKGYLSSKVKSQRLILALSTGFCGGLTTFSGLLLDSIKLADSGRYMELLIYLVLSVGGGLAIALWAGKQVKA, encoded by the coding sequence ATGAAAGAAGTACAGAACTCAATAGCTGTGGCTTTATCTGCGATGGCAGGCGGATGGCTGCGTTATCAGATAGCTCTTTTATTAGTTGTTGCTGATTCATTTCCGCTGCCTACCTTACTGGTCAATTATTTGGGAACTTTTTTGCTGGTCTATATTATCAAGGGCTATCTTAGCAGTAAAGTTAAGTCTCAGCGCCTAATTTTAGCGCTTTCGACCGGCTTTTGCGGAGGTTTGACGACTTTTTCTGGTCTTCTGCTAGACAGTATCAAACTAGCAGATTCAGGGCGCTATATGGAGCTTCTTATCTATCTAGTTTTAAGTGTAGGTGGTGGCCTTGCAATCGCCCTATGGGCTGGAAAGCAGGTGAAGGCATGA
- the crcB gene encoding fluoride efflux transporter CrcB, with translation MMWAMLICCGAGALVRYVFSKVNSRASLPIGTLLANLLGAFLIGYFYNHIEDKQLYVILATGFCGGLTTFSTLNAELAGLFSERKKFLLYLALTYILGFLAILLGIFI, from the coding sequence ATGATGTGGGCGATGTTAATCTGCTGTGGCGCTGGTGCTCTTGTGCGTTATGTTTTCTCCAAGGTCAATAGCAGAGCATCTCTGCCGATTGGGACTTTATTGGCGAACTTGCTAGGTGCTTTTCTCATTGGATATTTTTATAATCATATAGAAGACAAGCAGCTTTATGTGATTTTGGCAACAGGCTTCTGTGGTGGACTGACGACCTTTTCGACTTTGAATGCTGAGCTGGCCGGTCTCTTTTCGGAGCGAAAGAAATTTCTTCTCTACTTGGCTTTGACCTATATCCTCGGATTTTTAGCGATTCTTTTAGGAATTTTCATTTAA
- the rplS gene encoding 50S ribosomal protein L19, which translates to MNPLIQSLTEGQLRTDIPAFRPGDTVRVHAKVVEGSRERIQIFEGVVIARKGAGISETYTVRKISNGIGVERTFPIHTPRVDKIEVVRYGKVRRAKLYYLRALQGKAARIKEIRR; encoded by the coding sequence ATGAATCCATTAATCCAAAGTTTGACTGAAGGTCAACTTCGTACTGACATCCCTGCATTCCGTCCTGGTGACACTGTCCGCGTTCACGCGAAAGTTGTCGAAGGAAGTCGTGAACGTATCCAGATCTTTGAAGGTGTGGTTATCGCTCGTAAAGGTGCTGGTATCTCAGAAACTTACACCGTTCGTAAAATCTCTAACGGTATCGGTGTTGAACGTACTTTCCCAATCCACACTCCACGTGTTGACAAGATTGAAGTCGTTCGTTACGGTAAAGTCCGTCGTGCAAAATTGTACTACCTTCGTGCATTGCAAGGTAAGGCAGCGCGTATCAAAGAAATTCGCCGTTAA
- the cas9 gene encoding type II CRISPR RNA-guided endonuclease Cas9 (Cas9, originally named Csn1, is the large, multifunctional signature protein of type II CRISPR/Cas systems. It is well known even to general audiences because its RNA-guided endonuclease activity has made it a popular tool for custom editing of eukaryotic genomes.), whose translation MANFNKNYSIGLDIGVSSVGYAVVTEDYRVPAFRFKVLGNTEKEKIKKNLIGSTTFVPAQSAQGTRVFRINRRRIERRNNRIMYLRDIFRNEIEKVDKNFYRRLDESFRVLGDKSEDIQIKQPFFGNKELETAYHKKYPTIYHLRKHLADADVNSVVADIREIYLALSHILKYRGHFLTLGDIDPNNINMQNSWIDFIESCQDVFDLEVSDESKTIADIFKSSDNRQEKIKTILYYFPKEFEKRIKVFLNNYYSCYLV comes from the coding sequence ATGGCAAACTTTAATAAGAATTATTCAATCGGCTTAGATATAGGCGTATCTTCTGTTGGATACGCCGTTGTGACTGAAGATTATCGAGTACCTGCTTTTAGATTTAAAGTTTTAGGTAATACAGAAAAAGAAAAAATAAAGAAGAATTTAATAGGATCTACCACCTTTGTGCCCGCCCAATCAGCTCAAGGAACTCGGGTATTTCGTATCAATCGCAGAAGGATTGAAAGAAGAAATAACAGAATCATGTATCTAAGAGATATTTTTCGTAATGAAATAGAGAAGGTAGACAAAAATTTCTATCGTAGACTAGATGAAAGTTTTAGAGTGCTTGGTGATAAGAGTGAGGACATACAGATAAAACAGCCATTTTTTGGTAATAAAGAATTGGAAACAGCCTATCACAAGAAGTACCCTACAATTTACCATTTACGAAAACACTTAGCAGATGCAGATGTAAATTCGGTTGTAGCTGATATCCGCGAAATTTATTTGGCTTTATCTCACATTTTGAAGTATAGAGGGCACTTTTTAACGTTAGGTGACATTGACCCTAACAATATCAATATGCAAAACTCTTGGATTGACTTCATTGAATCATGTCAAGATGTTTTTGATTTGGAAGTCTCTGATGAATCTAAAACTATAGCAGATATCTTTAAATCAAGTGATAACAGACAAGAAAAAATAAAAACAATACTTTACTATTTCCCAAAAGAGTTTGAAAAAAGGATAAAAGTGTTTTTAAACAACTATTACAGTTGCTATTTGGTTTAA
- the cas9 gene encoding type II CRISPR RNA-guided endonuclease Cas9 (Cas9, originally named Csn1, is the large, multifunctional signature protein of type II CRISPR/Cas systems. It is well known even to general audiences because its RNA-guided endonuclease activity has made it a popular tool for custom editing of eukaryotic genomes.), whose product MLFGLKTKFKDCFELEEEPDLNFSKENYDDNLEKLLGELGEDFSDVFDKLKILRDTILLSGMLTYTGATHARFSATMVERYEEHRKDLQRFKSFIKQNLSEQDYLDIFGRKTQNGFDVDKETKGYVGYITNKMVLTNPQKQKTIQQNFYDYISGKITGIEGSEYFLNKISDRTFLRKLRTSDNGAIPNQIHAYELEKIIERQGKDYPFLLENKDKLLSILTFKIPYYVGPLAKGNNSRFAWIKRANSSDILDDNDEDTRNGKIRPWNYHKLINMDETRDAFITNLIGNDTILLNEKVLPKRSLIYEEVMLQNELTRVKYKDKYGKAHFFDSEHRQNIINGLFKINSKRVNAERLIKYLSDNHKDLNAIEIVSGVEKGKSFNSTLKTYNDFKTIFSEEFLDSEIYQKELEEIIKVITVFDDKKSIKNYLTKYFGHLEFLDEEKINQLSKLRYTGWGRYSAKLLLDIRDEDTGFNLLQFLRNDEENRNLTNLISDNTLSFDPKIKAIQSKSTVEDDVFDEIKKLAGSPAIKRGILNSIKIVDELVQIIGYPPQNIVIEMARENMTTEEGQKKTKTRKSKLESALKNIENSVLENGKVLHSDEQLQSEKLYLYYLQNGKDIYSLDETGSPAPIYLDQLDQYEVDHIIPYSFLPIDSIDNKVLTHRKNNQRKLDNIPDKETVAHMKPFWEALYNAKLISQTKYQRLTTSERTPDGVLTESMKAGFIERQLVETRQIIKHVARILDNRFSDTKIITLKSQLVTNFRNTFHIAKIRELNDYHHAHDAYLAVVVGQTLLKAYPKLAPELIYGHHVHFNRHEENKATLRKHLYSNIMRFFNNPDSKVSKDIWDCNRDLPIIKHVIYNSQINFVKRTMIKKGAFYNQNPVGKFNKQLAANNRYPLKTKALCLDTSIYGGYGPMNSTLSIIIIAERFNEKKGKIETVKEFHDIFIIDYEKFNNNPFQFLNDTSENGFLKKNNINRVLGFYRIPKYSLMQKIDGTRMLFESKLNLHKATQFKLTKTQNELFFHMKRLLTNSNLMDLKSESAIKESQNFILKHKEEFDNISNQLSAFSQKMLGNTTSLKNLIKGYNERKIKEIDIREETIKYFYDNFIKMFSFVKSGAPKDINDFFDNKYTVARMRPKPDKRLLNATLIHQSITGLYETRIDLSKLGED is encoded by the coding sequence TTGCTATTTGGTTTAAAAACAAAATTTAAAGATTGTTTTGAATTAGAAGAAGAACCTGATCTTAATTTCTCCAAAGAAAACTATGATGATAATCTAGAAAAACTTCTTGGGGAATTAGGAGAAGACTTTTCCGACGTATTTGATAAACTAAAAATTTTACGTGATACTATCCTTTTATCTGGAATGCTAACATACACTGGAGCAACTCATGCTCGCTTTTCTGCTACTATGGTCGAGCGATATGAGGAACATCGCAAAGATTTGCAACGCTTCAAATCTTTTATTAAACAAAATTTATCTGAGCAAGATTATTTAGATATTTTTGGCAGAAAAACGCAAAATGGTTTTGATGTAGATAAGGAAACAAAAGGATATGTTGGATATATAACCAACAAGATGGTGTTAACTAATCCACAGAAACAAAAAACAATACAACAAAATTTTTATGATTATATTAGTGGAAAAATAACAGGTATCGAAGGATCAGAATATTTTCTTAATAAAATATCAGATAGAACATTTTTAAGAAAACTTCGTACATCTGACAATGGAGCTATTCCTAATCAAATTCATGCTTATGAACTAGAAAAGATAATCGAAAGACAAGGGAAAGATTATCCTTTTCTACTAGAAAACAAAGATAAATTACTATCTATCTTGACATTTAAAATTCCTTATTATGTTGGTCCGTTAGCAAAAGGAAATAATAGTAGATTTGCTTGGATTAAACGAGCGAATAGCTCAGATATTTTAGATGATAATGATGAAGATACTAGAAATGGCAAAATACGTCCGTGGAACTATCATAAACTGATAAATATGGATGAAACTAGAGATGCCTTCATAACCAATTTAATAGGAAATGATACTATTCTCTTAAATGAAAAAGTTTTACCAAAACGTAGTTTGATTTATGAAGAAGTCATGCTGCAAAATGAATTAACTAGGGTCAAGTATAAAGATAAATATGGAAAAGCTCACTTTTTTGATTCAGAACACCGACAAAATATAATCAACGGTTTATTTAAAATTAATAGTAAACGTGTAAATGCTGAAAGGCTTATTAAATACCTATCAGATAATCACAAAGATTTAAATGCTATTGAAATTGTTTCTGGAGTTGAAAAAGGAAAATCTTTTAATTCCACATTAAAAACATATAATGATTTCAAAACTATTTTTTCAGAAGAATTTCTAGATTCTGAAATCTATCAAAAAGAGTTAGAGGAGATTATCAAGGTTATTACTGTTTTTGATGATAAAAAATCTATTAAAAACTACCTTACAAAATATTTTGGACATCTTGAATTTTTAGATGAAGAGAAAATTAATCAACTCTCAAAATTGCGCTATACAGGTTGGGGACGTTATTCTGCGAAGTTATTATTAGATATTCGTGATGAGGATACGGGTTTTAATCTATTGCAATTCCTTCGAAACGATGAAGAAAATCGTAATTTAACTAACCTCATTTCTGATAACACCTTATCTTTTGATCCTAAGATTAAAGCCATTCAATCTAAATCAACTGTTGAAGATGATGTTTTTGACGAAATTAAAAAATTGGCTGGTAGCCCAGCTATCAAACGAGGAATTTTAAATAGTATTAAAATTGTTGATGAACTGGTTCAGATTATAGGATATCCACCCCAAAATATCGTCATTGAAATGGCTCGTGAAAATATGACCACCGAAGAGGGGCAAAAAAAGACAAAAACTCGTAAATCTAAATTAGAATCTGCACTAAAAAATATTGAAAATAGTGTATTAGAAAATGGAAAAGTTCTTCATTCAGATGAACAACTACAATCTGAGAAATTATATTTATACTATCTTCAAAATGGGAAGGATATTTACTCCTTAGATGAAACAGGAAGTCCTGCCCCCATATACCTAGACCAGCTAGATCAATACGAAGTCGATCATATTATTCCCTATAGTTTTTTACCAATTGATTCAATAGATAATAAAGTATTAACGCATAGGAAAAATAATCAAAGAAAGTTGGATAATATACCGGACAAAGAGACAGTTGCTCATATGAAACCTTTCTGGGAGGCATTATATAATGCCAAGCTAATTTCTCAAACGAAATATCAAAGATTAACTACTAGCGAACGAACTCCCGATGGTGTTCTGACCGAGAGCATGAAAGCCGGTTTTATTGAACGTCAATTAGTCGAAACACGACAAATTATAAAGCATGTTGCTCGCATACTAGACAATCGTTTTTCAGACACCAAAATCATTACTTTAAAATCTCAACTAGTTACCAATTTTAGAAACACCTTTCATATTGCCAAAATACGTGAACTGAATGATTATCACCATGCTCACGATGCTTATCTAGCTGTTGTTGTAGGACAAACTCTTCTTAAAGCCTATCCCAAATTAGCTCCTGAGTTGATATATGGCCACCATGTTCACTTTAATCGGCACGAGGAGAATAAAGCAACGTTAAGAAAGCATCTCTATTCTAACATCATGAGATTCTTTAATAATCCAGATTCCAAAGTTAGTAAAGATATTTGGGATTGTAATAGGGATTTACCGATTATAAAACATGTCATCTACAACTCTCAAATCAACTTTGTCAAACGAACAATGATTAAAAAAGGAGCATTTTATAATCAAAATCCTGTTGGAAAATTTAATAAACAACTTGCTGCAAATAATCGCTATCCACTAAAAACAAAAGCTTTATGTTTAGATACCTCTATATATGGAGGTTATGGACCAATGAATTCTACCTTATCTATTATCATAATCGCAGAACGGTTTAATGAAAAGAAAGGAAAGATAGAAACTGTAAAAGAATTCCATGACATTTTTATCATAGATTATGAAAAATTTAATAATAATCCATTTCAATTCTTAAATGACACTTCAGAAAATGGTTTTCTTAAAAAGAATAATATAAATCGTGTTCTAGGCTTCTATAGAATTCCAAAATATTCACTAATGCAGAAAATTGATGGAACAAGGATGCTATTTGAAAGCAAGTTAAACCTTCATAAAGCTACCCAATTTAAATTAACAAAAACTCAAAATGAATTATTTTTCCATATGAAAAGACTTTTGACTAATTCGAATTTGATGGATTTAAAATCTGAAAGTGCAATAAAGGAAAGTCAAAATTTCATACTTAAACACAAGGAAGAATTTGATAATATTTCGAACCAGCTATCAGCTTTTTCGCAAAAAATGTTGGGTAACACTACATCGTTAAAAAATCTTATAAAAGGATATAATGAGAGAAAGATTAAAGAAATTGATATCAGAGAGGAAACCATCAAATATTTTTATGATAATTTTATAAAAATGTTTAGCTTTGTCAAAAGTGGTGCCCCAAAAGATATAAATGATTTCTTTGATAATAAGTATACAGTCGCAAGGATGCGTCCTAAACCAGACAAAAGATTGCTCAACGCCACCCTTATCCACCAATCAATCACTGGTCTCTATGAGACTCGGATTGACTTAAGCAAACTGGGAGAAGACTAA
- the cas1 gene encoding type II CRISPR-associated endonuclease Cas1 — MGWRTVVVSTHSKLSYKNNHLIFKDTSRTELIHLSEVDILLLETTDIVLSTMLIKRLVDENILVIFCDDKRLPTAYLMPYYGRHDSSLQLSRQIAWNEDVKAEIWTTIIAQKIVNQALYLGSCGFLEKSQSVIDLYHGLDLFDPSNREGHAARIYFNTLFGNDFSREQDNDVNAALDYGYTLILSMFAREIVLSGCMTQFGLKHVNQFNQFNLASDIMEPFRPIIDRIVYENRNSSFVKIKRELFTIFSDTFHYNGKDMYLTNIVSDYTKKVIQALNQPEKGVPEFRI; from the coding sequence ATGGGATGGAGAACAGTTGTAGTCAGTACACACTCTAAGCTCTCCTACAAGAACAACCACTTGATTTTTAAAGATACCTCTCGGACAGAGTTGATTCATCTGTCCGAGGTGGACATCCTGCTTTTGGAGACGACAGATATCGTTCTCTCCACTATGCTAATTAAACGCTTGGTGGATGAAAATATTCTGGTCATCTTTTGTGATGATAAACGCTTGCCAACTGCATACTTGATGCCCTACTACGGTCGGCACGATTCCAGTTTGCAACTCTCTCGGCAAATTGCTTGGAATGAAGATGTAAAGGCAGAAATCTGGACAACCATCATTGCACAAAAGATTGTAAATCAAGCGCTTTACCTGGGGAGTTGTGGTTTTCTGGAAAAGAGCCAGTCCGTCATCGATCTCTATCATGGTTTGGATTTATTTGATCCTAGTAACCGTGAGGGACATGCAGCTCGTATTTATTTCAACACCTTGTTTGGGAATGATTTTAGTCGTGAGCAAGATAATGATGTCAATGCCGCCTTGGACTACGGCTATACCTTGATTTTGAGTATGTTTGCGCGTGAGATTGTGTTGTCCGGCTGCATGACTCAGTTTGGCTTGAAACATGTCAATCAATTTAATCAATTCAACCTAGCTAGTGATATTATGGAGCCTTTCCGTCCGATTATTGACAGAATTGTCTATGAAAACCGAAACAGTTCTTTTGTTAAAATCAAACGAGAACTTTTCACTATTTTCTCAGACACCTTCCACTACAATGGAAAGGATATGTATCTGACTAATATCGTCAGTGACTATACTAAGAAAGTCATCCAAGCTCTCAATCAACCAGAGAAAGGAGTTCCTGAGTTTAGGATATGA
- the cas2 gene encoding CRISPR-associated endonuclease Cas2 — protein sequence MSYRYMRMILMFDMPVDTAEERKAYRKFRKFLIDEGFIMHQFSIYSKLLLNNSANNAMIERLKTHNPKKGNITLLTVTEKQFSRMIYLNGERNTSVANSDARLVFLGEEPRDED from the coding sequence ATGAGTTATCGATATATGCGTATGATTTTAATGTTTGATATGCCGGTTGATACCGCAGAGGAACGCAAGGCCTATCGGAAATTTCGCAAGTTCCTCATAGATGAGGGATTTATCATGCACCAATTCTCCATCTATAGCAAGCTCTTGCTCAATAACTCTGCTAATAATGCCATGATTGAACGCCTTAAGACGCACAATCCTAAAAAAGGAAACATTACACTCTTAACCGTTACAGAAAAGCAGTTTTCTCGCATGATTTACTTAAATGGCGAGCGAAATACCAGCGTAGCAAACTCCGACGCACGTTTAGTTTTTCTAGGAGAGGAGCCTAGAGATGAAGATTAA